Proteins from a single region of Mangifera indica cultivar Alphonso unplaced genomic scaffold, CATAS_Mindica_2.1 Un_0011, whole genome shotgun sequence:
- the LOC123205659 gene encoding uncharacterized mitochondrial protein AtMg00860-like encodes MDTKELQSQVKELIARSKNHEDNLEHLRAVFEVLRKQKLFAKLKKCEFFKKSVVFLGYVISSEGVMVDQTKVEAIKTWPQPKIITEAKSFHGLASFYKRFVLNFNSIMAPITKCMKKESFEWTKAADDAFEKIKQRLCEAPILALPNFDQLFKVECDASGVGIGVVLTQLKKPIAYFSEKLIETKRRYSTYDKEFYAIVRALNHWSHYLRPK; translated from the exons ATGGATACCAAAGAACTTCAAAGCCAAGTGAAGGAATTAATTGCTAGAAG CAAAAATCATGAAGATAATTTGGAGCACTTGAGGGCAGTTTTTGAAGTGTTGAGAAAACAAAAGCTCTTTGCTAAGCTTAAGAAGTGTGAGTTCTTCAAAAAGAGTGTGGTGTTCCTTGGCTATGTAATATCAAGTGAAGGAGTCATGGTGGACCAAACCAAGGTAGAAGCCATCAAGACCTGGCCGCAACCAAAGATAATCACCGAAGCTAAGAGCTTCCATGGCCTTGCCTCCTTTTATAAGCGTTTTGTTCTAAACTTCAACTCAATTATGGCACCCATCACCAAATGTATGAAGAAAGAAAGTTTTGAGTGGACAAAGGCAGCTGATGATGCATTTGAAAAGATCAAGCAAAGGCTTTGTGAAGCACCCATTTTGGCCTTACcgaattttgatcaattgtttaaggttgaatgtgatgcaagtggggTTGGGATAGGTGTTGTATTGACTCAATTAAAGAAACCAATTGCCTATTTCAGTGAGAAGCTTATTGAAACAAAAAGGAGGTATTCCACCTATGATAAGGAATTCTATGCTATTGTGAGAGCCCTTAACCATTGGAGCCATTATTTAAGGCCTAAGTAA